In Bythopirellula goksoeyrii, a single window of DNA contains:
- a CDS encoding PEP-CTERM sorting domain-containing protein, with amino-acid sequence MNRTLLNQSLFLHRQYSFLFLAIIVQFAFAQTGNAGTVCSAGIANNLTANNGCETGSTNNDNPIPGQVNADTMFGFSDWVFAEKFEFPVVDEDIDIGLTITGGDISGTWSINNVWGSFQDIMLILKGGSGNNTQEEYVGYLLVTGDTSGAYTTPFFNANNGNAKEISHVSAYVRGVPEPATWMLLGLALGTLSLRRAG; translated from the coding sequence ATGAACAGGACACTTTTGAACCAATCTCTTTTCTTGCACCGCCAGTATTCATTTCTTTTTCTGGCTATTATTGTTCAGTTTGCTTTCGCTCAAACTGGGAATGCTGGGACCGTCTGTTCAGCTGGGATCGCCAACAACCTCACTGCCAACAATGGCTGCGAGACTGGTAGCACCAACAATGACAATCCCATTCCAGGTCAAGTCAACGCCGACACGATGTTCGGTTTCTCGGACTGGGTATTCGCAGAGAAATTTGAATTCCCGGTTGTAGATGAAGACATCGACATCGGTTTGACTATCACAGGTGGCGATATTTCTGGCACATGGTCGATTAACAACGTCTGGGGTTCATTTCAGGATATCATGCTCATACTCAAGGGCGGCAGCGGAAACAATACTCAGGAAGAGTACGTTGGCTATCTGCTTGTGACGGGTGACACTTCAGGAGCGTACACCACGCCCTTCTTTAACGCCAACAATGGAAACGCCAAGGAAATTTCTCATGTCAGTGCCTATGTTCGGGGCGTTCCCGAACCGGCGACATGGATGCTTCTGGGGCTTGCACTCGGTACTCTGAGTCTCCGCAGAGCCGGATGA